In Pseudomonas rhizosphaerae, one DNA window encodes the following:
- a CDS encoding amino acid ABC transporter permease translates to MDLDFSPVWDGWRALASGTLITIEITAAALVLGCVLGLLIGLGRLNPDRKIIYGLCTTYLTLVRGTPLLVQLFILFFGLPHFGIQLPAYVCGIFGLGIYSAAYVSEIVRGSIQSVEKGQMEAARSLGLPHKLAMRKVILPQAFVRMIPALGNEFIALIKNSALVSLLTIADVMHEGEKIISVSYRSLEVYLAIAFIYLMLTSITTLILRRTEKVLRADGRV, encoded by the coding sequence ATGGATCTCGACTTTTCCCCGGTCTGGGACGGCTGGCGCGCGCTTGCCTCCGGCACCCTGATCACCATCGAAATCACGGCTGCGGCATTGGTGCTGGGCTGTGTGCTGGGCCTGTTGATCGGGCTGGGCCGGCTCAATCCCGATCGCAAGATCATCTATGGGCTGTGCACCACCTACCTGACGCTGGTCCGCGGCACGCCGCTGCTGGTGCAGTTGTTCATTCTGTTCTTCGGCCTGCCGCATTTCGGCATCCAATTGCCGGCCTATGTATGCGGGATCTTCGGCCTGGGCATCTACAGCGCGGCCTATGTTTCAGAGATCGTCCGCGGTTCGATCCAGTCCGTGGAAAAGGGCCAGATGGAAGCCGCCCGATCCTTGGGGCTGCCGCACAAGCTGGCGATGCGCAAGGTCATCCTGCCCCAGGCCTTCGTGCGCATGATTCCCGCCCTGGGCAACGAATTCATTGCCTTGATCAAGAACTCGGCGCTGGTGTCGTTGCTGACCATTGCCGACGTCATGCACGAAGGCGAGAAAATCATCAGCGTGTCCTATCGCTCGCTCGAAGTGTACCTGGCCATCGCTTTCATCTACCTGATGCTGACCAGCATCACCACCTTGATCCTGCGCCGCACCGAGAAAGTGCTGCGCGCCGACGGGAGAGTGTGA
- a CDS encoding amino acid ABC transporter ATP-binding protein: protein MIDIQNLSKSFGSHQVLHNIDFSVQPSQVVVVIGPSGSGKSTFLRCMNGLETAEGGTLRACGHTVVEQGRMMSESKLDALRSEVGMVFQSFNLFPHLSVLDNITLAPMALRGKSRHAAEEQGLRLLNKVGLEHKAKVYPGTLSGGQKQRVAIARALAMEPKVMLFDEPTSALDPELVGEVLQVMKTLANEGMTMIIVTHEMGFAREVADVVVVMDQGAIVEAAPPAQLFTAPREARTRSFLQSVLSRDAAPVL from the coding sequence ATCATCGACATTCAGAACCTGAGCAAATCCTTCGGTAGCCATCAGGTGCTGCACAACATCGACTTCAGCGTGCAGCCCAGCCAGGTTGTGGTGGTGATCGGTCCCAGCGGTTCGGGCAAGAGCACCTTCCTGCGTTGCATGAACGGCCTGGAGACCGCCGAAGGCGGAACGTTGCGCGCTTGCGGCCACACGGTGGTGGAGCAGGGGCGGATGATGTCCGAAAGCAAACTCGACGCCCTGCGCAGCGAAGTCGGCATGGTGTTCCAATCGTTCAACCTGTTCCCCCACCTCAGCGTGCTGGACAACATCACCCTGGCGCCCATGGCCTTGCGCGGCAAGTCGCGCCACGCCGCAGAAGAGCAGGGTTTGCGCCTGTTGAACAAGGTCGGCCTCGAACACAAGGCCAAGGTCTATCCCGGCACCCTGTCGGGCGGGCAGAAGCAGCGCGTGGCGATCGCCCGTGCATTGGCCATGGAACCCAAGGTCATGCTGTTCGACGAGCCGACCTCGGCACTGGACCCGGAGCTGGTGGGTGAGGTGTTGCAGGTCATGAAGACCCTGGCGAACGAAGGCATGACCATGATCATCGTCACCCACGAAATGGGTTTTGCCCGGGAAGTGGCCGATGTGGTGGTGGTCATGGACCAAGGCGCCATCGTCGAAGCCGCGCCGCCAGCCCAGCTGTTCACCGCGCCTCGCGAAGCCCGTACGCGCAGTTTCCTGCAAAGCGTGCTGTCGCGAGACGCGGCGCCTGTTCTCTGA
- a CDS encoding formimidoylglutamate deiminase has translation MPLDSPASQAQGSLFAHSALLPNGWQRNVLLSWNAVGDLTTVSIDAVPTAGTPVARGPVISGMPNLHSHTFQRAMAGLTETLGDPRDSFWSWRTLMYRFAQRLQPRHLQAIGRHLYIEMLKAGYTSVCEFHYVHHGADGQPYANPAELSLRVVRAAEEVGIGMTLLPVLYQYGGLGQAEPLPHQRRFINSPEWILELRQHLQKAMPQNGNRRYGVAPHSLRAVSEASLSSLIQGLDREDPKAPVHIHIAEQTREVDDCVAILGQRPVQWLLDRQPLDKRWCLVHATHMDDAEYAALARSGAVVGLCPTTEANLGDGLFDAQRFLADKGNWGIGSDSNVAVNPWAELRLLEYGQRLLHRRRNVLASAEAPVVADRLFAQAVSGGAQATGRSVSGLVVGQRADLVVIDSDAATIAPGNPAQLLSSMVFCEHGTHPVRDVFVGGRQVIDNGQHAQQVEALHGYRATLADLLEQTI, from the coding sequence ATGCCTTTAGACTCACCCGCCAGCCAAGCTCAGGGCAGCCTGTTTGCCCACAGCGCCTTACTGCCTAACGGCTGGCAGCGCAATGTGCTGCTGAGCTGGAACGCCGTCGGCGATCTGACCACCGTCAGCATCGATGCCGTGCCCACGGCCGGCACGCCGGTGGCGCGGGGTCCGGTGATCAGTGGCATGCCGAACCTGCATTCCCATACCTTTCAGCGCGCCATGGCCGGGTTGACCGAAACCCTGGGCGACCCGAGAGACTCCTTCTGGAGCTGGCGCACCCTGATGTATCGCTTCGCCCAGCGCCTGCAACCGCGGCACCTGCAGGCCATCGGCCGGCATCTGTACATCGAGATGCTCAAGGCCGGATACACCTCGGTCTGCGAGTTTCACTACGTGCACCATGGCGCTGACGGCCAGCCCTATGCCAACCCCGCCGAACTGTCCCTGCGCGTGGTTCGTGCAGCCGAGGAGGTGGGCATCGGCATGACCCTGCTGCCGGTGCTGTACCAGTACGGCGGCCTGGGTCAGGCAGAACCGTTGCCGCATCAACGCCGCTTCATCAATTCACCCGAGTGGATCCTCGAACTGCGTCAGCACCTGCAAAAAGCCATGCCGCAGAACGGCAACCGGCGCTACGGCGTAGCGCCACACTCGTTGCGCGCTGTGAGCGAAGCTTCCTTGTCGAGCCTGATCCAGGGCTTGGACCGTGAAGACCCGAAGGCGCCCGTGCATATCCATATCGCCGAGCAGACCCGCGAGGTCGATGACTGCGTGGCCATCCTCGGCCAGCGGCCGGTGCAGTGGTTGCTGGACCGCCAACCATTGGACAAACGATGGTGCCTGGTGCACGCCACCCACATGGACGACGCTGAATATGCGGCGTTGGCGCGCAGTGGTGCCGTCGTCGGGCTGTGTCCGACCACCGAAGCCAATCTTGGCGATGGTTTGTTCGATGCGCAGCGTTTCCTGGCCGACAAGGGAAATTGGGGTATCGGTTCGGACAGCAACGTGGCGGTCAATCCGTGGGCCGAACTGCGTTTGCTGGAGTACGGCCAACGCCTGTTGCACCGCCGCCGCAACGTGCTGGCCAGCGCCGAAGCACCGGTGGTGGCGGATCGCCTGTTCGCTCAGGCGGTGAGTGGCGGGGCGCAGGCTACGGGCCGCTCGGTGAGCGGACTGGTGGTCGGCCAGCGCGCCGACCTGGTCGTGATCGATTCGGACGCCGCCACTATCGCCCCGGGCAATCCGGCACAGCTGTTGTCCTCGATGGTGTTCTGCGAGCACGGCACCCACCCCGTACGCGATGTCTTCGTCGGCGGCAGGCAGGTCATCGACAACGGCCAGCACGCTCAGCAGGTGGAAGCGCTGCATGGTTACCGCGCCACCCTGGCCGACCTCTTGGAGCAAACGATATGA
- the hutG gene encoding N-formylglutamate deformylase has protein sequence MNREHTFELHEGIGPLLISMPHVGTELPDDLKTHYSPVGPAVDDTDWHIHELYDFATALGASTLRPRFSRYVIDLNRPADGASLYPGQNTTGLCPLATFDDVPLYQPGHEPDDTEIARRLAHYWQPYHRALHQQLQRIKAIHGYALLWDAHSIRSVIPHLFEGELPVFNFGTASGSACAPGVGEQLHALAEQLAPQLPVVLNGRFKGGYITRQYGSPVHGVHAVQLELAQRAYMQEAPPYGLQQAKVDTLRPVLRALIERFMAFKPA, from the coding sequence ATGAATCGGGAACACACGTTCGAGCTGCATGAGGGCATCGGCCCCTTGCTGATCTCCATGCCCCATGTGGGCACTGAACTGCCGGACGATCTGAAGACGCATTACAGCCCGGTCGGCCCGGCGGTCGACGACACCGACTGGCATATTCATGAGCTGTACGACTTCGCGACCGCGCTGGGGGCGTCGACACTGCGTCCACGCTTTTCGCGCTACGTGATCGACCTGAATCGGCCGGCCGATGGCGCCAGCTTGTACCCCGGTCAGAACACCACCGGACTCTGCCCGCTGGCGACCTTCGACGACGTGCCGCTGTATCAACCGGGGCACGAGCCTGACGACACTGAAATCGCCCGGCGCCTGGCGCACTATTGGCAGCCGTACCATCGGGCCTTGCACCAGCAATTGCAGCGAATCAAAGCCATCCACGGGTATGCCCTGCTGTGGGATGCCCACTCGATCCGCTCGGTCATCCCGCACCTGTTCGAAGGCGAGTTGCCGGTGTTCAACTTCGGTACGGCAAGCGGCAGCGCTTGCGCACCTGGCGTTGGCGAGCAGTTGCACGCCTTGGCCGAGCAGTTGGCCCCGCAGTTGCCAGTGGTGCTCAATGGTCGTTTCAAGGGCGGCTACATCACTCGCCAGTACGGCAGCCCGGTCCATGGGGTTCACGCGGTTCAGCTGGAGCTGGCGCAGCGTGCCTACATGCAGGAAGCGCCGCCCTACGGGTTGCAACAGGCCAAGGTCGACACCTTGCGACCGGTACTGCGTGCGCTGATCGAGCGCTTCATGGCGTTCAAGCCTGCCTGA
- a CDS encoding HutD family protein has translation MTDSHLYRPEGYTAMPWKNGAGSTLEIAQQRCVDDSGYDWRLSIAQITADGAFSVFPGYSRIITVLHGDGMVLEVNGVDSEALGPFKPLSFDGGARVQCRLLGSVIEDFNLIYRKDRVQASLRWVECHPAVVLASAAAEAIFFNAASGVVKVTQAGDGRRHELGSRATLRCTNAGGQLQRYSLEGAAAQVCVVELDKVG, from the coding sequence ATGACCGATTCGCACCTGTACCGACCCGAAGGGTACACGGCCATGCCCTGGAAAAACGGGGCTGGCAGCACTCTGGAAATTGCCCAGCAGCGCTGCGTCGATGACAGCGGCTATGACTGGCGCCTGTCGATCGCCCAGATCACTGCCGATGGAGCCTTTTCCGTGTTCCCCGGCTATAGCCGGATCATTACCGTGCTGCACGGCGATGGGATGGTGTTGGAAGTGAACGGCGTGGACAGTGAGGCGCTGGGCCCTTTCAAGCCATTGAGCTTCGACGGTGGAGCAAGGGTGCAGTGCCGGTTGCTGGGTTCGGTCATCGAAGACTTCAACTTGATCTACCGCAAGGATCGGGTTCAGGCATCGCTGCGCTGGGTGGAGTGTCATCCGGCCGTGGTGTTGGCGTCGGCGGCGGCTGAAGCGATCTTCTTCAACGCAGCATCCGGGGTCGTCAAGGTGACGCAAGCCGGTGATGGGCGGCGACATGAGTTGGGTTCGCGAGCGACGTTGCGCTGCACCAACGCCGGCGGCCAGTTGCAGCGTTACAGTCTGGAGGGCGCGGCCGCACAGGTGTGCGTGGTGGAGTTGGACAAGGTGGGCTGA
- a CDS encoding acyltransferase family protein: MNADKERFIGLEWLRFFLGVYLVMFHTLPFYEEYTQLSGLVEFTELGFFATSSFFALSGFLLAHVYLDGNKLREPPLSFMTKRFANLYPIHLFGLASCVVLISLTGLFDSNTDLSVAYRSDDLLKRTAPELLKYHLSDFQIAVNAVLQVTLLQAWNPIYLAYNGPLWSISALFFFYLVFPWFAPRLAAAKHKVRLLLIIWAACLVPPLLVVFNDDYSSIWIGFLHHFPLLRLPVFLAGIVAYLLFREHRLAGIGLRGPGKLMAVIALGFGVAIAAEVNWRGESHWYVLLHNGLLLPMVLSVIALCAMASGSQSERHIKWARRLGAASLPMFALHTPIFIVFRRLEMLANIDVQLCFSNAAACVAQAKGHPLSLTYYPLLLLICIILCVVFQEQIGNRTRLWLLQGPLSRWVVKSKRSTSGNTNGMQASMGRG; the protein is encoded by the coding sequence ATGAACGCAGACAAAGAGAGATTCATCGGTTTGGAGTGGCTGCGTTTTTTCCTGGGTGTATACCTGGTGATGTTTCACACGCTGCCATTCTACGAAGAGTACACGCAGCTCAGTGGTCTGGTGGAATTCACCGAACTGGGTTTCTTTGCCACTAGTAGCTTTTTCGCGTTGTCGGGCTTTCTGCTGGCGCACGTTTATCTCGATGGCAACAAGCTGCGCGAACCGCCGCTTTCCTTCATGACCAAGCGCTTTGCCAATCTCTACCCCATTCACCTGTTTGGCCTCGCGAGCTGTGTGGTCCTGATATCGCTCACCGGTCTGTTCGACAGCAACACCGACCTGAGCGTGGCGTATCGGTCCGACGACCTGCTCAAGCGAACGGCCCCCGAGCTGCTCAAGTATCACCTCAGCGATTTCCAGATAGCCGTCAACGCGGTGCTGCAGGTGACCTTGCTGCAAGCCTGGAACCCAATCTATCTCGCCTACAACGGCCCGCTGTGGTCGATCTCGGCGTTGTTCTTCTTCTATCTGGTCTTTCCCTGGTTCGCGCCGCGCCTGGCGGCTGCCAAGCACAAGGTCCGGCTGTTGCTGATCATCTGGGCCGCGTGCCTGGTTCCGCCGTTGCTGGTGGTCTTCAACGATGACTACAGTTCGATCTGGATCGGCTTCCTCCACCACTTTCCGTTGCTGCGCCTGCCGGTCTTCCTTGCAGGAATCGTGGCCTATCTGCTGTTTCGCGAGCATCGCTTGGCAGGCATCGGGCTACGCGGCCCTGGCAAGCTGATGGCCGTAATTGCCTTGGGCTTTGGTGTGGCGATCGCCGCCGAGGTCAACTGGCGCGGTGAGAGCCACTGGTATGTGCTGCTGCACAATGGTCTGCTGCTGCCGATGGTGCTCAGTGTCATCGCCCTGTGCGCCATGGCCTCGGGTTCGCAGAGCGAGCGCCACATCAAATGGGCGCGCAGGCTGGGCGCGGCATCGCTGCCGATGTTCGCCTTGCACACGCCGATCTTCATCGTCTTCCGTCGGTTGGAAATGCTGGCCAACATCGACGTGCAGTTATGCTTCAGCAATGCGGCTGCCTGCGTTGCGCAAGCCAAGGGTCACCCGCTATCGCTGACCTACTACCCGCTGCTGCTGCTGATCTGCATCATCCTGTGCGTGGTGTTCCAGGAACAGATCGGCAATCGCACGCGGCTCTGGCTGCTGCAGGGGCCCTTGAGCCGGTGGGTGGTCAAGAGCAAGCGTAGCACTTCGGGCAACACCAACGGCATGCAGGCGAGCATGGGTCGAGGCTGA
- the cls gene encoding cardiolipin synthase, which produces MDYHSPIFFGYLFGLLHVLGIAAAVHAVLTVRTAQGSIAWALSLLFIPYLTLIPYLVFGRSTFDAYIKARRHANKEMHSAIADMDWRPWIEEALAARKSTSYASLRAMPKLGRMPCLANNRVGLLINGHATFDAIFAAIREAKRAVLVQFFIIHDDHIGRQLQGLLLQKASEGVQVYVLYDQVGSHALPRDYTERLREGGVQVKAFATQSGWLNRFQVNFRNHRKIVVVDGIKGFIGGHNVGDEYLGGNPKLSPWRDTHVSISGPVIACLQESFAEDWFWAARELPPLILPEAYEEDGVLCQVLASGPADPFETCSLFFVESIHAANDRVWITTPYFIPDEAVFAALRLAVLRGVDVRILLPSRPDHKVVYAASSLYAIEAVRAGVKIFRYGPGFLHQKVVLIDDEITAIGSANMDNRSFRLNFEIMLLTVDKAFTCEVERMLLDDFAQSREIDVRDSKETHRLEKLGMRVARLISPIL; this is translated from the coding sequence ATGGATTATCACAGTCCGATATTTTTTGGGTATCTATTTGGCCTGCTGCACGTGTTGGGCATTGCTGCCGCCGTGCATGCGGTGCTCACCGTACGCACCGCGCAGGGTTCGATCGCATGGGCGCTGTCACTGTTGTTCATCCCGTACCTTACATTGATCCCTTACCTGGTGTTCGGTCGCAGCACCTTCGACGCCTACATCAAGGCGCGCCGTCACGCGAACAAGGAAATGCACAGCGCCATCGCCGACATGGACTGGCGTCCCTGGATAGAAGAAGCGCTGGCTGCCCGCAAGTCGACATCGTATGCCTCGCTGCGCGCCATGCCCAAACTGGGCCGGATGCCTTGCCTGGCCAATAATCGAGTTGGCTTGCTGATCAATGGTCATGCCACGTTCGATGCCATCTTTGCGGCCATCCGAGAAGCCAAACGCGCGGTATTGGTGCAGTTCTTCATCATTCACGACGACCACATAGGACGGCAGCTTCAAGGCTTGTTGCTGCAGAAAGCGTCCGAGGGCGTGCAGGTTTATGTTCTCTATGACCAGGTGGGCAGCCATGCCCTACCCCGAGACTACACCGAGCGGCTGCGCGAGGGCGGCGTACAAGTGAAGGCGTTCGCCACCCAGAGCGGATGGCTGAACAGGTTCCAGGTGAATTTTCGCAACCACCGCAAGATTGTCGTGGTGGACGGCATCAAGGGCTTCATTGGTGGGCATAACGTGGGCGATGAATACCTGGGCGGCAATCCCAAGCTATCGCCCTGGCGTGATACCCACGTCAGCATCAGTGGGCCGGTGATCGCTTGCCTCCAGGAATCCTTTGCCGAAGACTGGTTCTGGGCAGCACGTGAATTGCCACCGTTGATTCTGCCGGAGGCCTACGAGGAAGATGGCGTGCTGTGCCAGGTGCTGGCCAGTGGTCCAGCCGACCCCTTTGAGACGTGCTCGCTGTTTTTCGTCGAATCGATCCATGCGGCCAATGACAGGGTCTGGATCACCACCCCCTACTTCATCCCCGACGAAGCGGTTTTTGCAGCGTTGCGCCTGGCAGTCCTGCGCGGCGTGGACGTACGGATCCTGTTGCCGTCCCGTCCGGATCACAAGGTGGTGTATGCCGCCTCGAGCCTGTATGCCATCGAAGCGGTGCGCGCGGGCGTCAAGATATTCCGCTACGGGCCCGGTTTCCTGCATCAGAAGGTGGTGTTGATCGATGACGAAATCACCGCCATCGGCAGTGCCAACATGGACAACCGTTCCTTCCGTTTGAATTTCGAAATCATGTTACTGACAGTCGACAAGGCGTTCACCTGCGAAGTGGAACGGATGTTGCTCGATGACTTCGCCCAGTCGCGAGAAATCGATGTCCGTGATAGCAAAGAGACACATCGTTTGGAGAAGTTAGGTATGCGTGTGGCACGTTTGATCTCGCCGATCTTGTAG
- a CDS encoding DUF3617 domain-containing protein — protein MRFKWPMAALLVGLSATGAQAQMLQPGLWEMTTSNMQVDGKPLPDMQVMLGQLKMLPPEQRAMMEGVLANQGITVGGNGIRSCLTPEQVKTNDIPLQDPKSGCTQKITERNGNVWKFQFSCPKAQGAGQAQFLSDREFLTTVSGTFNASGAAQKGSMNTRAVWLGSNCGTVKPRT, from the coding sequence ATGAGATTCAAATGGCCGATGGCAGCATTGTTGGTAGGCCTTTCGGCGACCGGGGCGCAGGCGCAGATGCTGCAACCCGGCCTGTGGGAAATGACCACCAGCAACATGCAGGTCGATGGCAAGCCGCTGCCGGATATGCAGGTCATGCTGGGCCAGCTGAAAATGCTTCCGCCTGAGCAACGAGCAATGATGGAAGGGGTGCTCGCCAATCAAGGCATCACCGTGGGCGGGAATGGCATACGCTCATGCCTGACGCCGGAGCAGGTCAAGACCAACGATATTCCGCTGCAGGATCCCAAGTCGGGCTGCACGCAGAAGATTACCGAGCGTAACGGCAATGTCTGGAAATTCCAGTTCAGCTGTCCCAAAGCCCAAGGGGCCGGACAAGCGCAGTTTCTCAGCGACCGCGAGTTCCTTACCACGGTCAGCGGCACTTTCAATGCCTCAGGTGCAGCTCAGAAAGGCAGCATGAATACACGTGCTGTGTGGTTGGGCAGCAACTGCGGCACGGTGAAGCCTCGCACTTGA
- the zigA gene encoding zinc metallochaperone GTPase ZigA: protein MPNRLPVTVLSGFLGAGKSTLLNHILRNREDLRVAVIVNDMSEINIDGSEVQRDVSLNRAEEKLVEMSNGCICCTLREDLLEEVAKLAADGRFDYLLIESTGISEPLPVAETFTFRDEQGQSLADLARLDTMVTVVDGVNFLLDYQAAESLATRGETLGEDDERAITDLLIEQVEFADVILISKIDLISQAERTELTAVLQRLNPGAQVLPMVMGQVPLARILDTGLFDFERAAQAPGWLKELRGEHAAETEEYGIASTAYRARRPFHPQRFHAFIDKPWTNGKLLRSKGFFWLASKPQEAGSWSQAGGLMRYGFAGRWWRFVPEAQWPQDAESVAAIRQNWTVDTGDCRQELVFIGQNIDFAALSRDLDGCLLDDEELASGAQSWTKWPDPFGDWHDQASGA, encoded by the coding sequence ATGCCCAACCGCTTACCCGTCACCGTGCTTTCAGGCTTTCTAGGGGCCGGCAAGAGCACGCTGCTCAACCACATACTGCGCAATCGAGAAGACCTGCGCGTCGCCGTGATCGTTAACGACATGAGCGAAATCAACATCGACGGCAGTGAGGTGCAGCGCGATGTCAGCCTGAACCGTGCCGAAGAAAAGCTGGTGGAGATGAGCAATGGCTGTATCTGCTGCACGCTGCGCGAAGACCTCCTTGAAGAAGTGGCCAAGCTGGCTGCCGACGGTCGTTTCGATTACCTGCTGATCGAGTCCACGGGCATTTCCGAGCCACTACCGGTGGCTGAAACCTTTACCTTTCGCGATGAGCAAGGCCAGAGCCTGGCTGATCTGGCCCGGCTCGACACCATGGTCACGGTCGTCGACGGGGTCAATTTCCTGCTCGACTACCAGGCGGCCGAAAGCCTGGCCACTCGAGGCGAAACGCTGGGCGAGGACGATGAGCGGGCCATTACGGATCTGCTGATCGAGCAGGTGGAGTTTGCCGACGTAATTCTGATCAGCAAGATCGACCTCATCAGCCAGGCCGAGCGCACCGAGCTGACGGCGGTGCTGCAAAGGCTCAACCCTGGCGCGCAGGTTTTACCGATGGTCATGGGCCAAGTGCCATTGGCACGTATCCTGGACACCGGGCTGTTCGATTTCGAGCGCGCGGCTCAGGCACCCGGTTGGCTGAAAGAGCTGAGGGGCGAGCATGCTGCGGAAACCGAGGAGTACGGCATCGCATCGACTGCCTACCGTGCCCGTCGCCCATTCCATCCGCAGCGCTTTCACGCGTTCATCGACAAACCCTGGACGAACGGCAAGCTGCTGCGCTCCAAGGGCTTCTTCTGGCTGGCCAGCAAACCGCAGGAAGCCGGAAGCTGGTCACAGGCGGGTGGGTTGATGCGCTATGGGTTTGCCGGACGCTGGTGGCGCTTTGTGCCTGAAGCGCAATGGCCGCAGGATGCCGAGAGCGTGGCTGCCATCCGGCAGAACTGGACTGTCGACACCGGCGACTGCCGACAGGAGCTGGTGTTCATCGGCCAGAACATCGACTTCGCAGCCCTGAGCCGCGACCTGGACGGTTGCCTGCTCGATGACGAGGAACTGGCATCGGGTGCGCAAAGCTGGACGAAGTGGCCGGATCCGTTCGGCGATTGGCACGACCAGGCCTCAGGCGCGTAG
- a CDS encoding CobW family GTP-binding protein, with the protein MLQNIPTHVIAGPLGAGKTSLIRRLLKDKPADERWAVLINEFGLVGIDAALLATADDGIAIGEIAGGCLCCVNGAPFQIGLARLLRRARPDRLFIEPSGLGHPLQILAQLGDAPWRGVLAVQPLVMVLDAHALETGSPMPAAQYEAASTAGVLIMNKASEKSHLCITSGLPTARMLWVDVDRVTLDQLPAVDNPVVSIVDKLTNHPEALGEVWVDKFRAQCHVHDHADGWSIGWRWHAQIQFDLQAVERWLEPGSWRRAKLVIHSPTGWRSANCLDGQPARWKPSEWRRDSRLELVFAIPQDAAALQDGLQRAVMIDPPPN; encoded by the coding sequence ATGCTGCAGAACATTCCCACACATGTCATCGCAGGCCCCCTGGGAGCCGGCAAGACCAGCCTGATTCGCCGCCTGCTGAAAGACAAGCCGGCCGATGAACGCTGGGCCGTCTTGATCAACGAATTTGGCCTGGTGGGTATCGATGCCGCGTTGTTGGCGACAGCGGACGATGGTATCGCAATCGGTGAAATCGCCGGAGGTTGTCTGTGTTGCGTCAATGGCGCACCGTTTCAGATAGGCCTGGCCCGGCTGCTGCGCCGGGCTCGTCCGGATCGCCTGTTCATCGAACCCTCGGGCCTGGGCCACCCGTTGCAGATCCTTGCACAGCTGGGCGACGCCCCATGGCGTGGGGTACTGGCCGTGCAGCCGCTGGTGATGGTGCTCGACGCGCACGCACTCGAGACGGGCAGTCCGATGCCTGCGGCGCAGTATGAAGCGGCCAGCACTGCGGGCGTACTGATCATGAACAAGGCCTCAGAAAAATCACATCTGTGCATAACTTCTGGCTTACCCACAGCCCGAATGCTTTGGGTGGACGTCGATCGAGTGACCCTCGACCAATTGCCAGCTGTGGATAATCCAGTTGTATCTATTGTGGACAAGCTGACGAACCATCCCGAGGCGCTGGGCGAGGTCTGGGTGGATAAGTTCCGCGCCCAGTGCCACGTGCACGACCATGCGGATGGCTGGAGCATTGGCTGGCGTTGGCACGCTCAAATCCAGTTCGACTTGCAGGCAGTTGAGCGCTGGCTCGAGCCAGGATCCTGGCGTCGAGCCAAGCTGGTTATCCACAGCCCGACCGGATGGCGGTCTGCCAACTGTCTGGACGGTCAGCCTGCGCGGTGGAAACCGAGTGAATGGCGTCGTGATTCGCGCCTGGAACTGGTATTCGCCATACCGCAGGACGCCGCGGCCTTGCAGGATGGGCTACAACGAGCAGTGATGATCGACCCGCCGCCGAACTGA
- a CDS encoding DUF3301 domain-containing protein codes for MLTLGNMFILMLLAAGAAWLWHNHGLREKALERVKQHCAKLDLELLDDNVAFKRFAWLADANGRKRLARVYSFEFTVTGEQRHAGIATQFGPHAVQIELAPYPFEVKTPTSAEVIEMSQWRQEHKRWRP; via the coding sequence ATGTTGACCCTTGGCAATATGTTCATCCTGATGTTACTGGCTGCAGGTGCGGCCTGGCTGTGGCACAACCATGGCCTGCGCGAAAAAGCCCTGGAGCGGGTCAAGCAGCATTGCGCCAAGCTCGACCTGGAACTGCTCGACGATAACGTAGCGTTCAAGCGCTTCGCCTGGCTGGCCGATGCCAATGGCCGCAAGCGCCTGGCGCGGGTGTACAGCTTCGAATTCACGGTCACTGGCGAGCAGCGCCATGCTGGCATCGCCACGCAGTTCGGGCCACACGCCGTCCAGATAGAACTGGCACCCTACCCTTTCGAAGTGAAAACGCCGACCAGCGCCGAGGTCATTGAAATGAGCCAGTGGCGCCAGGAGCATAAGCGCTGGCGCCCCTGA